The following coding sequences are from one Streptomyces angustmyceticus window:
- the melC2 gene encoding tyrosinase MelC2, whose product MAVRKNQADLTATEKRNFVDAVLELKRSGRYDEFISTHNAFIIGDTDEGERTGHRSPSFLPWHRRFLLQFEEALQSITPSVTLPYWDWTVDRSPRSSLWADDFLGGDGRSGDGRVPSGPFAFSSGKWPMNIRVDGRTFLRRSLGAGVRELPTRAEVDRVLAMTVYDAAPWNSSSDGFRNNIEGWRGPNLHNRVHVWVGGQMTTGASPNDPVFWLHHCFIDKLWADWQRLHPKSGYLPTGNTPNVVDLNDTMKPWNDVTPADMLDHTKFYTYA is encoded by the coding sequence ATGGCAGTCCGGAAGAATCAGGCGGACCTCACCGCCACCGAGAAGCGGAACTTCGTCGATGCGGTGCTGGAACTCAAGCGCAGCGGCCGCTACGACGAGTTCATCAGCACCCACAACGCCTTCATCATCGGTGACACCGACGAGGGAGAGCGGACCGGCCACCGGTCCCCGTCGTTCCTCCCCTGGCACCGCAGGTTCCTGCTGCAGTTCGAAGAAGCCCTGCAGAGCATCACCCCGTCGGTCACCCTGCCCTACTGGGACTGGACCGTCGACCGCTCCCCCCGCAGCTCCCTGTGGGCCGACGACTTCCTCGGCGGCGACGGGCGCAGCGGTGACGGCCGGGTGCCCTCCGGGCCGTTCGCCTTCAGCAGCGGCAAGTGGCCGATGAACATACGCGTGGACGGCCGTACCTTCCTGCGCCGCTCGCTCGGTGCCGGCGTCCGGGAACTGCCGACCCGCGCCGAGGTCGACCGGGTGCTCGCCATGACCGTCTACGACGCCGCCCCGTGGAACAGCTCCTCCGACGGCTTCCGCAACAACATCGAGGGCTGGCGCGGCCCGAATCTGCACAACCGGGTGCACGTCTGGGTCGGCGGGCAGATGACCACCGGTGCCTCGCCCAACGACCCCGTCTTCTGGCTGCACCACTGTTTCATCGACAAGCTCTGGGCCGACTGGCAGCGCCTGCACCCGAAGTCGGGGTACCTGCCGACCGGCAACACTCCCAATGTCGTCGACCTCAACGACACGATGAAGCCGTGGAACGACGTCACACCGGCGGACATGCTGGACCACACCAAGTTCTACACTTACGCATGA
- the melC1 gene encoding apotyrosinase chaperone MelC1, which translates to MSRPTRRQVLHVSAAALAGTALAAPVAFAGTASARPTAGHGHSEGHQAPAGHEMPEPFDEMYQGRHIEGWPADEGAPEHGHHAGHGGRAHSRSAPAGPHDGMDFVVRIDNDDLHVMRNADGTWISLVNHYETFTTPRALARAAVRELQGADLVPVVTG; encoded by the coding sequence ATGTCGCGTCCCACCCGACGCCAGGTGCTGCACGTCAGCGCCGCGGCCCTGGCAGGAACGGCGCTCGCCGCCCCGGTCGCCTTTGCCGGCACCGCCAGTGCCCGTCCCACCGCCGGTCACGGGCACTCGGAGGGCCACCAGGCCCCCGCGGGCCACGAGATGCCGGAGCCCTTCGACGAGATGTACCAGGGCCGCCACATCGAGGGCTGGCCGGCGGACGAGGGAGCACCGGAGCACGGACACCACGCAGGCCACGGAGGCCGGGCGCACTCCCGCAGCGCCCCGGCCGGTCCACACGACGGCATGGACTTCGTCGTGCGCATCGACAACGACGACCTCCATGTGATGCGGAACGCGGACGGCACCTGGATCAGTCTGGTGAACCACTACGAGACGTTCACCACGCCACGGGCCCTGGCGCGCGCCGCCGTCCGTGAACTCCAGGGCGCCGACCTGGTACCCGTCGTCACCGGCTGA
- a CDS encoding LysE family translocator, with protein MLLQFLAAAGVLAVLTMVPGPDMAVTTKQALTSGWQDGLRTVGGITAGLLVWGVLTVLGLAAVLAASATAYTVVKLAGAAYLAFLGVQALWHSRRGRSGAPAPGAPAPAGNPWRTGLVSNLFNPKIAVFYTGLLPTLAPSGLSPQTGMALLVLLHALLTFVWLSGYVMLLARARAFFERPAVRRAMDRVTGIVLIGFGIKVATTQP; from the coding sequence ATGCTCCTACAGTTCCTCGCCGCCGCGGGTGTGCTCGCCGTGCTGACCATGGTGCCCGGCCCGGACATGGCCGTGACCACCAAACAGGCCCTCACCTCCGGCTGGCAGGACGGCCTGCGGACCGTCGGCGGGATCACGGCGGGGCTGCTGGTGTGGGGCGTACTCACCGTACTGGGCCTGGCCGCCGTCCTGGCCGCGTCCGCCACGGCGTACACCGTCGTGAAGCTGGCCGGAGCGGCCTACCTGGCCTTCCTCGGAGTCCAGGCACTGTGGCACAGCCGCCGCGGCCGCTCGGGGGCCCCGGCGCCCGGCGCGCCGGCCCCGGCGGGCAACCCGTGGCGGACCGGATTGGTCAGCAACCTCTTCAACCCGAAGATCGCCGTCTTCTACACCGGCCTGCTGCCCACCCTCGCCCCGTCCGGCCTCTCCCCGCAGACCGGGATGGCGCTGCTGGTCCTGCTGCACGCGCTCCTCACCTTCGTCTGGCTCAGCGGCTATGTGATGCTGCTGGCCAGGGCCCGCGCGTTCTTCGAGCGGCCCGCCGTCCGCCGGGCCATGGACCGGGTCACCGGAATCGTCCTGATCGGCTTCGGCATCAAGGTCGCCACCACTCAGCCCTGA
- a CDS encoding amidase, whose protein sequence is MGKKSRSALIAALAAGSLFTGMSTSTGAPNPQTGATGPGDGSPLPSAGASPLPGVDLDTVTIPELQARMTRGALTPSALTSAYLRRIKAVNPKIHAVLRTDPTALRQAAASDVRHRHGATRGPLDGIPVLLKDNVNTRDMPTTAGSLALAGDPPDTDAALVTRLRDAGAVILGKTNLSEWANFRGEKPTSGWSAVGGQTANPYVLDRNPCGSSAGAGAALAASLSQVAIGTETDGSIVCPAGMNGVVGHKPSLGLVSGAGVVPISAEQDTAGPMARNVTDAALTLSVLAGGNTSRAGGSPGSLGPLNDLTHPGSLRGKRVGLWRLPSLGPAVDAVMTRTAEQLRTAGAEVVEVTPPHQARLAELEFPALLSEFHRDIDAYLATRHGPRNLGELIEFNRTHPAERTCFAGQELFEKALAAPATTDPAYRAMRAELRRLSRNSIDETLRTHHLDAIASPTNPPAWTTDCARGDNDVIPSSTPAAVAGYPSLSVPAGFVNKLPVGLLLMAGDHQDAELLSLGAAVEHRLDAWRAPGYLPSVGPDGSRSR, encoded by the coding sequence ATGGGGAAGAAGAGCAGGTCCGCACTGATCGCCGCGCTGGCCGCGGGGTCCCTTTTCACGGGCATGAGTACGAGCACGGGCGCACCGAACCCGCAGACGGGAGCCACCGGACCCGGCGACGGCAGCCCGTTGCCGTCGGCCGGTGCGTCCCCGCTGCCGGGAGTCGACCTCGACACGGTGACGATCCCGGAGCTGCAGGCCCGTATGACCCGCGGTGCGCTGACCCCGTCGGCCCTGACCAGCGCCTATCTGCGGCGGATCAAGGCCGTCAACCCTAAGATCCACGCGGTGCTGCGCACCGACCCGACGGCCCTGCGCCAGGCGGCCGCCAGCGACGTCAGGCACCGGCACGGCGCGACCCGTGGCCCGCTCGACGGCATCCCCGTCCTGCTCAAGGACAACGTGAACACCCGCGACATGCCGACGACGGCCGGGTCGCTGGCGCTCGCCGGGGACCCGCCGGACACCGATGCCGCCCTGGTCACCCGGCTGCGGGACGCGGGGGCGGTGATCCTCGGCAAGACCAACCTGTCGGAGTGGGCGAACTTCCGCGGGGAGAAGCCGACCTCAGGGTGGTCGGCGGTCGGCGGACAGACCGCCAACCCCTATGTGCTGGACCGGAACCCGTGCGGGTCCTCCGCCGGTGCGGGCGCCGCGCTCGCCGCGTCGCTGTCACAGGTGGCGATCGGGACCGAGACGGACGGCTCGATCGTCTGCCCGGCCGGGATGAACGGGGTGGTCGGCCACAAGCCCAGCCTCGGACTGGTCAGCGGAGCCGGTGTGGTGCCCATCTCCGCCGAGCAGGACACCGCGGGGCCGATGGCCCGCAACGTGACCGATGCCGCGCTCACCCTCTCCGTGCTCGCGGGCGGCAACACCTCGCGCGCCGGCGGTTCCCCGGGCTCCCTCGGACCCCTGAACGACCTGACGCACCCCGGCAGTCTGCGCGGCAAGCGGGTCGGCCTGTGGCGGCTGCCGTCGCTCGGGCCGGCGGTGGACGCCGTGATGACCCGTACGGCGGAGCAGCTCCGTACCGCGGGAGCCGAGGTCGTCGAGGTGACGCCCCCGCACCAGGCACGGCTCGCGGAGCTCGAATTCCCGGCGCTGCTCAGCGAGTTCCACCGGGACATCGACGCCTACCTCGCCACGCGCCACGGGCCGCGGAACCTCGGCGAACTGATCGAGTTCAACCGCACCCACCCGGCCGAGCGCACCTGCTTCGCCGGTCAGGAACTCTTCGAGAAGGCCCTCGCCGCGCCCGCCACCACCGACCCCGCCTACCGGGCCATGCGCGCCGAGCTGCGGCGCCTCTCCCGCAACTCCATCGACGAAACCCTGCGCACCCACCACCTGGACGCCATCGCCTCGCCGACCAACCCTCCGGCCTGGACCACCGACTGCGCCCGCGGCGACAACGACGTGATCCCGTCCTCGACCCCCGCGGCCGTCGCCGGTTACCCGTCGCTGTCGGTACCCGCCGGCTTCGTGAACAAGCTCCCCGTCGGCCTGCTCCTGATGGCCGGCGATCACCAGGATGCCGAGCTGCTGTCGCTGGGCGCGGCGGTGGAACACCGGCTGGACGCCTGGCGGGCACCGGGCTACCTGCCGTCGGTGGGTCCCGACGGCTCCCGTTCCCGCTGA
- a CDS encoding acyl-CoA dehydrogenase family protein yields MSTLDILSEDEQSIVSTVHDFVDKDVKPVVRKLEHADTYPEAQIERMKQLGIFGLAVPEEYGGTPVSTPCYVLITEELARGWMSLAGAMGGHTVVAKLLLRYGTEEQKRRYLPRMATGEIRATMALTEPGGGSDLQAMRTVARRDGDDYVIDGAKTWITNSRRSRLIALLCKTDPHATPAHQGMSVLLVEHGPGLTVSRDLPKLGYKGVESCELSFEGYRAPAGAVLGGEVGKGFAQMMKGLETGRLQVAARALGVGRAALEDSLAYAQERESFGKPIWQHQAVGNYLADMATSLSAARHLTLHAAREADAGRRVDMEAGMAKLFASETAMQIALNAVRIHGGYGYSTEFDVERYFRDAPLMIVGEGTNEIQRNVIASQLVKRGGLDG; encoded by the coding sequence ATGAGCACTCTCGACATCCTCTCCGAGGACGAGCAGTCCATCGTCAGCACGGTGCACGACTTCGTCGACAAGGACGTCAAACCGGTCGTCCGGAAACTCGAACACGCCGACACCTACCCCGAGGCCCAGATCGAGAGGATGAAGCAGCTCGGCATCTTCGGGCTCGCCGTTCCGGAGGAGTACGGCGGCACCCCGGTCTCCACCCCCTGCTACGTCCTGATCACCGAGGAACTCGCCCGCGGCTGGATGAGCCTGGCCGGCGCGATGGGCGGACACACCGTGGTCGCCAAGCTGCTGCTGCGCTACGGCACCGAGGAGCAGAAGCGCCGCTACCTCCCGCGAATGGCGACCGGCGAGATCCGGGCGACCATGGCCCTCACCGAACCCGGCGGCGGGTCCGACCTCCAGGCCATGCGCACCGTCGCACGCCGGGACGGCGACGACTATGTGATCGACGGCGCGAAGACCTGGATCACGAACTCCCGGCGGTCCCGGCTGATCGCCCTGCTGTGCAAGACGGACCCGCACGCCACGCCCGCGCACCAGGGCATGTCGGTCCTCCTCGTCGAGCACGGGCCCGGACTCACGGTCTCCCGCGACCTGCCGAAGCTCGGCTACAAGGGAGTCGAGAGCTGCGAGCTGTCCTTCGAGGGCTATCGGGCTCCCGCCGGCGCGGTACTGGGCGGCGAGGTGGGCAAGGGATTCGCGCAGATGATGAAAGGACTGGAGACCGGCCGGCTCCAGGTCGCCGCCCGTGCGCTCGGGGTGGGCCGCGCGGCGCTGGAGGACTCCTTGGCGTACGCACAGGAGCGGGAGTCGTTCGGCAAGCCCATCTGGCAGCACCAGGCCGTCGGCAACTACCTCGCGGACATGGCCACCTCGCTCTCCGCGGCACGGCACCTCACCCTGCACGCGGCGCGCGAGGCCGACGCCGGCCGCCGGGTCGACATGGAAGCGGGTATGGCCAAGCTCTTCGCCTCGGAGACCGCCATGCAGATCGCCCTCAACGCCGTCCGCATTCACGGCGGTTACGGATACTCCACCGAGTTCGACGTCGAACGGTACTTCCGAGACGCCCCACTGATGATCGTCGGGGAGGGCACCAACGAGATCCAGCGGAATGTGATCGCGAGCCAGCTCGTGAAGCGCGGGGGGCTCGACGGCTGA